A genomic window from Ascaphus truei isolate aAscTru1 chromosome 1, aAscTru1.hap1, whole genome shotgun sequence includes:
- the HNRNPDL gene encoding heterogeneous nuclear ribonucleoprotein D-like: MSGYGSMDEYSEGSKINASKNQQDEGKMFIGGLSWDTSKKDLTEYLSRFGEVVDCTIKTDPVTGRSRGFGFVLFKEAISVDKVLEAKEHKLDGKLIDPKRAKALKGKEPPKKVFVGGLSPDTSEEQIKEYFGGFGDIENIELPMDTKTNERRGFCFITYTDEDPVKKLLESRFHQIGSGKCEIKVAQPKEVYRQQQQQQQKGGRGGASSGRGGSRGRGRGQGQNWNQSYNNYYDQGYGSYNNSYNDPGYNNYSGGYDYTGYNYGNYGGGGGGGGGGYNQGYPDYSGQQSTYGKASRGGGNHQNNYQPY, from the exons ATGAGCGGATACGGCAGCATGGATGAATACTCAGAGGGCTCGAAGATCAACGCCAGCAAAAACCAGCAGGATGAGGG CAAAATGTTCATTGGTGGTCTCAGTTGGGACACAAGCAAGAAAGACCTGACGGAGTACTTGTCTCGATTTGGCGAGGTAGTCGACTGCACAATTAAAACAGACCCGGTCACTGGACGTTCAAGAGGGTTTGGATTTGTCCTGTTTAAAGAAGCAATAAGTGTTGACAAA GTATTGGAAGCAAAAGAGCACAAACTTGATGGCAAGCTCATTGATCCAAAGCGAGCAAAAGCATTAAAGGGTAAAGAGCCTCCCAAAAAGGTTTTTGTTGGTGGTCTAAGCCCAGATACTTCAGAGGAGCAGATCAAGGAATACTTTGGAGGGTTTGGAGAT ATTGAAAATATTGAGCTCCCGATGGACACAAAGACAAATGAAAGGAGGGGATTTTGCTTTATCACCTACACAGACGAAGACCCGGTTAAGAAACTTCTGGAGAGCAGGTTCCATCAGATTGGTTCAGGAAAG TGTGAGATAAAAGTTGCACAGCCCAAGGAAGTTTAcaggcagcaacagcagcagcaacagaaaGGAGGCAGAGGGGGAGCATCTTCTGGAAGAGGTGGTTCCCGGGGTAGAGGCAGAG GTCAAGGCCAAAATTGGAATCAAAGCTACAATAATTACTATGATCAAGGATATGGAAGTTACAACAATTCCTATAATGATCCAGGCTACAACAATTATAGTGGTGGATATGATTACACTGGCTACAATTATGGAAACTATGGTGGTGGTGGCGGAGGTGGTGGTGGAGGATACAATCAAGGATACCCAGACTACAGTG GTCAGCAGAGCACATACGGCAAGGCATCACGAGGTGGTGGAAATCATCAAAACAATTATCAGCCATACTAA